Genomic segment of Pelmatolapia mariae isolate MD_Pm_ZW linkage group LG6, Pm_UMD_F_2, whole genome shotgun sequence:
ACAAAGAAGTTACTCAGAAAGCACAAGTTTGCTTGCAATGTGATGTCATTTCCAACTTAACAAAATCtttgctgtgtgtctttgtgtgtggatTACATTCAAATGTACCTGGAATAGGCACTGAAACTGTTCCTTTTGGGGCTCGTGTACATGCAGAGAACTCAGTAGCCCACTGACATCATAACTCAGTTAGAATAACCTGGTTAAACTGCTTCTCTGATCAGCAGACACTTGATAAAGATATCTGTAATGAGCAGCTTGCTGTAGCATGTAAACATGCCaccatttttccttcttttgtaATTTGGTCAGTCAGCTGTCAAATTATCTTGATAAGGAGATTCATGGTCCCATGaggataaattaaaaatattttctattttgGCTCGGCCAACAATGTGGTGCGTAAGATTTCACGAAACTTAAGGGACAACTTCTGATGTCCAAAGAACCAGGATCAACTGAAGTGATGCATCATGGCCCAAGATTACAATAAACAggtattatttttaattctgaATCATGCAACGTTAGTCCAGTAGTGTCCAAGGATGgaaatatggagctggaaatgagcaaaataaaaaatatccaATCTCACCCAAGAGAACACTTATGCCTCTCAGAAAATGAACTTTATGCATGCATGTTATCCACAATAGTGCGTTAGTATGTGTCCGTGTTTTTGACACAAGGATCTTTGTTGTTAACATTTAGGGTGTGTATTGTCTCAGTATGCTTGTGTTATTTTGTCTCTATTCAGAGAACGAGGTGACCGAGGAGACCAAACACAGCTACCACAAGGACTTCTCTCACAGCTTCCCCGACCTAAagagagcacacacacataccagaCACAGGAGGAGCACTggtgagaaacacacacacacacacacacacacatgtagtCAGCTTGAGCCTCAGGTCCACTGGTTATTTAACTATTCTTTTGTAGTTTCCAAAAAATCTATATTGTATAACGTTAATAGGAAATATTAGTATTTGTATAAAAAGTGAACCATTGCTGCAGGTTTGATCAGCCATGTTTGTTCACCTGCAGTGGTAGAAGAGGCCTTGCCAGCAGTGTGCAAAGTTCGGACAGCAATTTATGAAATTCCCAGGAGTCAGGTGGATCCCACATCAGCCAACTTCATCATCTGGCCTCCCTGTGTCGAGGTGAAACGCTGCACTGGCTGCTGCAACACCAGCAACATGAGGTGCCAGGCGGCTCGTAAACACTACCGCACTGTTAAGGTAGCTTTCTGTTGCTTCTCTCTATACATGTGAccacctgtgtgtgtctgtttcagaCTCTTCTGTGTTCTAAAAAAGCTTTGTTTTCACACCACATTTGGAAGAGGTAAAGATTTGCATATAGGGAGTCTTGGGGGTTACCCAGTAGCACAGGTTGACACTACACTGCACAGATGAGCGCAGCTAGACCCTGGCATGTAGGGTCACCTTTGTGGTTGTTTCTTTCTGCCTCAAACATTCCTTCCAACAGAGACCTGGTAGTTAATGAAAACACATGCATacattcacatataaaacaaatataacTGATAACTTTGTGCTGTCAAAGACATAATTCAGTCAAAGGAAAGAATAAGACTTTATATCAACACTGTACGTGTACACTTGCACTGCTTCAATTTTTGATATCCATCCTTAATTCATTAATAAATCAATTTCATTTTAATCTTTACTCATTGTCATCACTTTAAACTTTTTCttaagaataaaagaaaatgaatataaTTGCCATAAACCAAAACTGTGTGTAACCATACtgttatttaacattttctgaacTGTAGATATGTTTATGGAGCTGGAGCCGGGTACACCCCAGAGTGGAAGAGCCATTACCAAATACCACAAATTTTGTATTTCCAAGTTTGTCATAAACCATTTCCTATTGAAGTCAGGCAGCTGAGAGACTTCCCATAAGATGTGAAACTGAGGAGTTAAAGTTAGGAAAAAGTATCCGGAAAAGGCTTTGTTGTATTTAGTAGAAACAGTCTTTTCATCATGTCTAAGTAATCTGCCATttatctgttgtttttctttgtttagagTCCCTTAATAGAGACTAACTGCATATGAAGTGTGAAACTGTGGCCAAGAGCTTTGGCACTCGCAcgaagtttgtttttcatgcactttggcacaatttttatttcaattttttttctatgatATAGTGAAGAAAAATCACAAGGATGTCATAAATTTCAAAAACCTATTATTACATTTCTCTTGTGCACTTGTCTGTCTCAGTGCACGCTGTATCTTCTTATATGTCACCTTCAATTTCATTATGAGGAAGAGGACAAAGTCACAGAGGACTAAGACTGTTGTTTGGTGTCTGACACATACAGTAGCCAGAGACAAGAGTTTTCATCCGCAGGGATATCCTGTGACAATAGAAGTGGTTCAAATTTGTTTAAGGGATATATTCTGTGTAAACATTTAGCAAAAGGCTTCTGTTCCTTGTCTTTTACTGGCACTGACCCTGAAAGTGTAGAAAACGAATAATGGCACAGAACGTGTAAATACGCAGCCACTTACTGGAGGTATACACTCTACACCTGCCAAAAACAATTACTCTCCCCAGCTTaaccattgtgtgtgtgtgtgtgtgtgtgtgtgtgtgtgtgtgtgtgtgtgtgtgtgtgtgtgtgtgtgtgtgcgtgcgtgtgtgtgccaGTGACTGAAAATCTGGCAGTGAGGTAGCACATGAACATAATAGCTTCCCTTTGATCTCATCCAGAGCTGGAAATAAGACTCAGTAAACCCCAACTGGTTC
This window contains:
- the LOC134628474 gene encoding platelet-derived growth factor subunit A-like translates to MRAAVYHILAGYLCVLRTVAQESPLPRELLERLSRSEIRSISDLQRLLEIDSVENEVTEETKHSYHKDFSHSFPDLKRAHTHTRHRRSTVVEEALPAVCKVRTAIYEIPRSQVDPTSANFIIWPPCVEVKRCTGCCNTSNMRCQAARKHYRTVKVAKVEYVRRRPKLREVQVRLEDHLECMCTNKRHISPNSDTENGIR